Genomic segment of Caldalkalibacillus thermarum:
GGGACCTGATAACACAGTTTGGACAGCATTACCAAGCGGCTCCTGAATGGAAGCAATGTGAAAGGGAAGGGCAGGATCATTCTTCCATACATTGGCCGCTGGCAAGGCAACATATTCCGCGAAGCACCCTGTTGTATCTACGCCAATAATCTTTGTTTGTTGGCATATATGTGCTTTTCCTGTTCTGCATTGGGGGCATGTGCCACAGACTATATGTGTCTCTGCCGAAACTTGATCCCCTACCTTCACATGCTGAACTTGGCTGCCTACCTCCACAACGGTGCCAGCAAATTCATGACCAAAAACATAAGGGGGGTGTACTCTGCTTTCTGCCCAAGCATCCCAAGCATAAATATGTACATCTGTCCCACAAACAGAAGTGGCTTCAACTTTGATTAATACTTCATTCTCCTTAATGCTGGGAATATCCACTTCTTCCAGTCTTGCCCCCGGGCCGGGCCGGTCTTTCACAATCGCTTTCATCTTTCCATTCACCGCGTACATCTCCTTTCAACCGCTTACATAATACAAATGCTATTGCAATAGGATTATATCACTGAACGACAGGAGATGTAAAACACATTGTCCATTCTAGGTGTATATTCGCGGGAACAGGGAACCTCAGAAACTTACGACAGTGAAAGGGAAAGACCTTTGTACGCAGCAGTGATTGTTCCTGTAAAAAACGACTGAGCTTCTTCCACATACTGTTGGGGATCAACAGTAGGATAAAAATGGGTCAAAACCAAGTGTTTTGCGTGCAGCCGCTCAGCAACCACAGCCGCTTCTTTGGCGGAAAGATGCTTAATTCCCGTCCTTTTATTCTCTTCTAAAAATGAAGCCTCCAAAATCAAAACGTCTGGCTGGGAAGGAAGTTGGCTCCAATCCGTGTCAGGACCACTATCTGCTCCATAAACCAGGCAGAATTGTCCATCCGTCACGCTCCAGCCAAAACATGGCCCCTGATGGTCAGTTTGAAAGAAGCGGAAACGGGAGCGGCCCAGCTCTAACTCTTCGCCCTGGGCAATATCCACAGCTACACTAACGTCCTTATAAGCCCTGCATCTGGCTTTAACCTCAGGAAGTGACGGCCCATAAATCACGAGTGAATGGGAACGGAAGCCCTTCAACAAGGACATATAAGCAGCGTATTGAAAAATTCCCACATCGGCTACATGGTCATGGTGGTAATGGGACAGAATGATCGCATCCACTTGTGCCGGGTGAATCCAGGGTTGGATGTGGCTGGCTACCCCACTGCCGCAATCAAACAGGATGCGCGTTCCGCTGCCATCTTCGAACAGGTAACCTGGTGTGGCTTGACCGGGGGCGGGAAACGGAGAATAACAACCAATGACTGTTAATTTCACACTTTCTACCTCCTGTTACGATCCTCTTTGACTCATGACCACTTGAACCGTAAAAAAGGGGGAAGGTTACCCTTCCCCCTTTTACCTTATTCTTTCACATCTATTTTTTACATAAACTCCTGAACCAGCTGATTAAACTTTTCTTCATTCAAATGCAATGGCTGATGAGCCAGCGGTTCTTTCTTAAATCCTTTTAGACGCTCTTCATAAGACGGTTTTTCAAGATCTTGATAGATCAGCCCGGTAACCAAGCCGTTGTGTTCCATCAAGACTTGCATGGCTTGCAGCCGGTTGTGAGGATCATAACCCTCGATAGCAGACAGATCAGTCAAGTTTTCTTTATACCAATCGTAAGTGTTGACTTTGTTGTAAGTGACGCAAGGACTAAACACATTGATCAAAGCAAACCCTTTATGTTTGATGCCCTGTTCAATTAATGAGGTTAGACCTTTCAGGTCACTAGAAAAGCCCTGGGCCACAAACGTAGCACCTGCTGTTAATGCTGCTTCAAGAATGGCAATGGGCGATTCGATTTGCCCTTCAGGCGTGCTTTTCGTTTTGAAGCCAACCTGGGAGCGGGGAGATGTCTGCCCTTTGGTTAAGCCATAGATGTGGTTATCCATGACAATATAGGTGATATCAATATTACGGCGAATGGCATGGAGGGTATGACCCAAACCAATAGCATAGCCGTCTCCGTCTCCACCTGCTGCTATCACCGTCAAATCGCGGTTGGCTAGTTTCAATCCTTGGGCAATAGGCAGCGCTCTTCCGTGCACGCCGTGAAATCCGTTGGAATTGATATATCCTGAGATACGGCCTGAGCAGCCAATACCAGCAACGATAGCCAAATCTTCAGGTTCCAATCCCACATTAGCAGCAGCACGCTGCAGGGCAGCCTGAACGGAAAAATCGCCGCAGCCAGGGCACCAGTTTGGTTTAACCTTGTTGCGGAAATCTTTGAAAGTAGCCATGTTCATAACAGCTCCTTTAGTCCTTTTTCAATTTCGTGGGGCAAGAACGGGTTACCATCATATTTATTTAATTGACGAATCTTTTCAGCATATCCTACGTTCAGTCTAACCAGATTGGCCAACTGTCCTGTCGCATTATTCTCAACGACCAGGACTTGCTTGGCTTTTTCGAGGTAAGGTTTTAATTCTTCAGCGGGGAATGGGTGCAACAAGCGGACATGCACGTGGTTTATGTTGTGCCCTTCCGCTTCCAGACGCTCTTTTGCTTCCTTAATCGCTCCCACAGTTGAACCCATTCCCAGGACGAGAATCTCGGGATGCTCATATTTGGCATCCATCGTTAAAGGTTTATAAAATTTAAGGTTTTTTAATTTGCGCAGACGTTTATCCATTTGTAATTTGCGATTGACAGCATCTTCTGACGGACGGCCGTTTTCCCCGTGTTCCACTCCAGTGGCATGGACCAAACCGTTTTTGGTGCCGGGAAGCACCCGGGGAGAGATGCCATCCTCGGTCACTTCATAACGTTTAAACAACTCGTCTTCTTGTTTAGGCACTTCATCGAGCAACTTGCCGCGGCGGATTTCAATCCGGCTGTAATCAAAAGGATCAACCGTTTGTTTGCCCAGAGATAATTGCAGATCTGAAGCGATAATAACCGGGCATTGCAACTCTTCTGCAATATTGAAAGCTTCTACAGTATCATAAAATGCTTCTTCTGCCGTACTTGGTGCAATGACCACTTTAGGTATTTCACCATGGGTACCATAAATCAAAGCATTGATGTCACTTTGTTCCTGCTTAGTCGGCAAACCTGTACTGGGGCCGCCTCGCTGTGTATCGACAATGACCACCGGTGTTTCGGTCATTCCAGCCAGACCGATACCTTCCATCATCAAGGAGAGGCCCGGTCCTGCTGAAGCTGTCATAGCTCTTACACCACCAAAGTTAGCACCAATGGCCATGGTAATGGCTGCAATTTCGTCTTCTGTTTGTACCACCGTTCCACCCAGGTCAGGTAACTTCTTAATTAGATATTCCATAATTTCAGAAGCAGGGGTGATGGGATAGGCTGCCATGATGCGGCAACCAGCCGCAATGGCCCCAAGGGCAATAGCATCATTACCAATCATAAACATGCGTTTTTTGCCATCCCCCGGCTCCAGCCGCAGGTTCTCCAGCTCTCCTCCTGCCTGCTCGCTAAACACTTCATAGCCTTTATTTAAGGCTTGAATATTCATGTCAATAATTTTGTCGCCTTTACGTTTGAAAATTTCTCTAACCACATCATGAAACGCTTCAATGTTAATCCCTAGTGCGGAAGCCGAAGCACCAACAGCAACCATATTTTTCATTAATGAGCTGCCTAATTCATCCGCGATTTGGGTAAAAGGGACAGAGTACAAAGTCCCATGGGCTCCATCTGGCAGCTTGGGATTAAACTTGCTGTCCGCAATCACAATGCCGTGTTCAGCCAGCTCGTGAATATTTAGGTCAATCGTTTCCTGATCAAAGGCAACCAGGACATCCAAATCGTCTGAAATGGCACGGATCGGCTTGGTGCTGACCCTGATTTTGTTGTTCGTGTGTCCCCCTTTGATACGAGATGAAAAATGGCGATAACCATACAAATGATAACCCATGCGTTTGAGGGCAACA
This window contains:
- a CDS encoding MBL fold metallo-hydrolase; protein product: MKLTVIGCYSPFPAPGQATPGYLFEDGSGTRILFDCGSGVASHIQPWIHPAQVDAIILSHYHHDHVADVGIFQYAAYMSLLKGFRSHSLVIYGPSLPEVKARCRAYKDVSVAVDIAQGEELELGRSRFRFFQTDHQGPCFGWSVTDGQFCLVYGADSGPDTDWSQLPSQPDVLILEASFLEENKRTGIKHLSAKEAAVVAERLHAKHLVLTHFYPTVDPQQYVEEAQSFFTGTITAAYKGLSLSLS
- a CDS encoding 2-oxoacid:ferredoxin oxidoreductase subunit beta; translation: MATFKDFRNKVKPNWCPGCGDFSVQAALQRAAANVGLEPEDLAIVAGIGCSGRISGYINSNGFHGVHGRALPIAQGLKLANRDLTVIAAGGDGDGYAIGLGHTLHAIRRNIDITYIVMDNHIYGLTKGQTSPRSQVGFKTKSTPEGQIESPIAILEAALTAGATFVAQGFSSDLKGLTSLIEQGIKHKGFALINVFSPCVTYNKVNTYDWYKENLTDLSAIEGYDPHNRLQAMQVLMEHNGLVTGLIYQDLEKPSYEERLKGFKKEPLAHQPLHLNEEKFNQLVQEFM
- a CDS encoding 2-oxoacid:acceptor oxidoreductase subunit alpha, which codes for MMNQLSWKVGGQQGEGIESTGEIFAVALKRMGYHLYGYRHFSSRIKGGHTNNKIRVSTKPIRAISDDLDVLVAFDQETIDLNIHELAEHGIVIADSKFNPKLPDGAHGTLYSVPFTQIADELGSSLMKNMVAVGASASALGINIEAFHDVVREIFKRKGDKIIDMNIQALNKGYEVFSEQAGGELENLRLEPGDGKKRMFMIGNDAIALGAIAAGCRIMAAYPITPASEIMEYLIKKLPDLGGTVVQTEDEIAAITMAIGANFGGVRAMTASAGPGLSLMMEGIGLAGMTETPVVIVDTQRGGPSTGLPTKQEQSDINALIYGTHGEIPKVVIAPSTAEEAFYDTVEAFNIAEELQCPVIIASDLQLSLGKQTVDPFDYSRIEIRRGKLLDEVPKQEDELFKRYEVTEDGISPRVLPGTKNGLVHATGVEHGENGRPSEDAVNRKLQMDKRLRKLKNLKFYKPLTMDAKYEHPEILVLGMGSTVGAIKEAKERLEAEGHNINHVHVRLLHPFPAEELKPYLEKAKQVLVVENNATGQLANLVRLNVGYAEKIRQLNKYDGNPFLPHEIEKGLKELL